The Aspergillus luchuensis IFO 4308 DNA, chromosome 6, nearly complete sequence genome segment ACGCCAGATGATTTCTCCTCGTAAAAGCATTTGACTAATAGACTTCCTGGATTAAGGTAATGATCAGCTGCATCTGCGGATGGAAGTCCCACGCCTAGAATGGAGCTGCACATGACCCAAATGagtaaagtaatatttcATACCTCGCAAATGCTCACCAATGAAGCAATTCTACCGACACCCTACTTTTTGCTCTgtgattatatttagaagTCGATATATCGATGCCGAGCGGACCGATGTCTAAGACATCCCGACGTCACAGTAACCATTCAAcagaggaaaagagacagCAGAGAATCTCTACGATATTCCCCGCCCCTGGGAAAACTCAGCAGCTCATTCGCACAAAATCTGATAGTTGTTGTTCTAGTGACATAGTGAgtggagcagcagcaagcagcagagcctttttttcccctcggGAGAAGGCCAGCAAAAAGGAAGTCCGCCCGAACAATTCCACTCCGCTTCCCTAATTGGGTTACAATTAAGTAACGGCCACAAACCTGCGCCACCTTCATTAGCCTCCACTGCTGcgccacacacacatatgGATCGGCGCTGCCGAATCCCGTGTGCGTGAttacgatgatgatgttgattgaTGTCGGAGATCAGACGCACTTCCCGAACGATTCCTCTGTGGCTTCTCCAACAATTGAAGACATCAACCAACCAAACTTCTCGCGTTTAGCTAGCCATTTACAGCAGGGCGATTTCCACCTGCCTTACATCACTcgtcatcccatcccaaaccaaacaaaccAACAATTGTCCccagaaaataaaatcatcctccaccatgtCTCGGGCAGGAActtggatgaagatgctcGGCGTGTAAGGCgcatcccacccacccacctttttcttttccgcaCTTGCCGCGCGATCTTCTAACGGGGGTaaaattactactattagcGGCATCGTCATTTGTGTCGGCGGTCCGGCTTTCGTCCAATACATCCGTCCTACCGACGAAGAATTGTTCAAGCGTTATAACCCGGATCTTCAGAAGCGGAGtttggaggaaggggatcGCCGGGCTCGGGAATTCGATGAATATGTTACCCGGTTGAAGCAATGGTCTAAGTCTGATAAGTCGAGTGCGTTTATgccccttcccccttcctttTTATCTTATGGATTGTCTGGGAGCAGTTATACTGATGTCATGGGGTGGTTTGATTAGTCTGGTACGCGGCGCAGGAACAACAGGAACAGAAGCGAGTGGAGGCCGAGGTACAACGGAACCAGGCTAGGGATGATGCTAAGGTACAACGtgaggagatgaggaaggaaTTGCTGGGTGAGAAATAGGCTTGTTGCGGAGGTATATCTCCACGGGAGTGAATCTGCTGTGACTAGCTCATTTCTCTATGCTGGAGATGTAGCTGGATCGGACATGATGCTAGGAAGAACCGTTGACTCCTGCATCGTCCTTGTATTTATACCCATTGCGTCTATGTGAGACCTGTCCAAAAAGCATTGTGGGGGGAAGCATTTGGCTCAGAGTTTGTGGAGTTTTCGGAGGCTACGGTCTatactgtattatatttCAAATATTTCAATGATTGAATGGAAATCCTACGCTTgcattatatattatgtCTGTGTGCTGTTCCCGTTCATCGGATGACGCCTATGACAGCTGATATCTTCGAATCGTGGTAACGACGGGGCATGATATTGGGAGACCCCCGTTACTGCTTCTGTAGCGACAACCGTTATTAGGCAGAGGACTCACTAGAGACCAAAATCCGCCGGTGTGCCGCTGGGACAGATCTGGAGAAGCGAGAGCCACTTGAGACGACCTTGAGTGACTCAGCACAGTCATATGCATGCCACGGCCGTACTTAGGCGCACGGCAACCTTCATATGCTGGAAAGAAATAGACTGGTATCCAGATCAACTTCATCAACGCTTACTGATATGAGTAGGGCTGGCCCGGTTAGTCCTACTTCCACTGCATAAAAGGAGCCCCCTTAGGTTGTTCCTATCGAGACATATATCAAT includes the following:
- the CBP4 gene encoding uncharacterized protein (COG:U;~EggNog:ENOG410PS0U;~InterPro:IPR012420;~PFAM:PF07960;~TransMembrane:1 (o6-28i)), which translates into the protein MSRAGTWMKMLGVGIVICVGGPAFVQYIRPTDEELFKRYNPDLQKRSLEEGDRRAREFDEYVTRLKQWSKSDKSIWYAAQEQQEQKRVEAEVQRNQARDDAKVQREEMRKELLGEK